One part of the Gossypium raimondii isolate GPD5lz chromosome 1, ASM2569854v1, whole genome shotgun sequence genome encodes these proteins:
- the LOC105786680 gene encoding receptor-like protein 9DC3 yields the protein MIRHIPITFGNLRYLKALNIANNDLSSTLSSSKSSFLSALANYSDLAFLSFEKNPLISGYLPASIGNLSVSLLYFDASSCGISGRIPEEIGNWNPNNKLRYLALNENQLEGILPLSLINCSELVLLDVANNNLSDTFPHWLGMLPKLLQMVDLSHNDFTGLLPTEFFQNLKALKEEVGHEYDLLSYFVLLTIKGLQLEFKIKELIDLLDNGFHGEIPKAVGELRLLHALSLSSNCLTCSIPLSFGNLKALESLDLSFNKLSGRIPFELTNLTFLKVLRFSNNNLVGPIPSGKQFDTFEDDSYLGNLALCGLPLPKECNNDEIPEAAQDEKGHGNGIAFILKLAMMGYECGIVLGISMAYIVFTTERPW from the exons ATGATCAG ACATATTCCAATTACCTTCGGTAATCTAAGATATCTAAAAGCGTTGAACATAGCGAATAATGATTTAAGCAGCACACTGTCATCCTCGAAAAGTAGCTTTCTATCAGCATTAGCCAACTACAGTGACTTGGCTTTCTTGTCATTTGAAAAAAATCCATTAATCAGTGGTTACCTTCCGGCTTCTATAGGAAATCTGTCGGTTTCTCTTCTATATTTTGATGCTTCAAGCTGCGGCATTAGTGGCAGAATTCCAGAGGAAATTGGGAACTGGAAtccaaataataaattgagaTATCTTGCCCTTAATGAAAATCAATTGGAAGGGATATTGCCGTTATCTTTGATTAATTGCAGTGAACTAGTACTTCTCGATGTTGCCAACAACAACTTAAGTGATACCTTTCCTCATTGGTTAGGCATGCTTCCCAAGTT ACTGCAAATGGTTGATCTCTCTCATAATGACTTCACCGGCTTATTGCCAACCGAGTTCTTCCAAAATCTCAAGGCTCTGAAAGAAGAAGTTGGTCATGAATATGATTTACTTTCATACTTTGTTCTGTTAACAATAAAAGGTTTGCAGCTagagtttaaaataaaagaacttatAGATTTGTTGGACAATGGATTCCATGGAGAAATTCCTAAGGCAGTTGGAGAGCTTAGATTGCTTCATGCACTCAGTCTCTCTAGTAATTGCCTGACTTGTTCTATCCCACTGTCATTTGGGAATTTGAAAGCACTTGAATCATTAGATCTCTCATTTAACAAGCTGAGTGGCAGAATCCCTTTTGAATTGACAAATTTGACATTTCTTAAAGTGTTAAGGTTTTCAAACAATAATCTTGTCGGACCTATTCCCAGTGGCAAGCAATTTGATACATTTGAAGACGACTCTTATCTAGGGAACTTGGCTTTGTGTGGACTCCCATTACCGAAGGAATGTAACAATGATGAAATACCAGAAGCAGCGCAAGATGAAAAAGGTCATGGAAATGGAATagcttttattttgaaacttgCAATGATGGGGTATGAATGTGGAATTGTGTTAGGAATTAGCATGGCATATATTGTATTCACGACAGAAAGACCATGGTAG